A single region of the Streptomyces sp. NBC_00425 genome encodes:
- a CDS encoding alpha-L-fucosidase, whose product MSSSSLPLSRRRLLAAAGAATAVGLLRFAPDAAATEGPQSYSPSWSSVDQHPPAPAWFQDAKFGIYYHWGAFSVPAFGNEWYPRNMYIGGSAENRHHIATYGDPSAWPYHNFIDGARDKAGNFVQFAPRLASQGGRFDPDAWARLFKAAGARFAGPVAEHHDGFSMWNSRSNPWSSVQHGPRLDLVGLHAQAIRGQGLKFMASLHHAYNFNGYYDHVPSQSDPTLRTLYGQLGSAAENKLWYDKLAEVVDGYQPDLVWQDFALNQVQESYRLQFLAHYYNQAVTWNKDVAATYKDGFNNKGEVFDFERGGPAGLLTPYWLTDDSISSSSWCYTVGIGYYSTQALLHSLIDRVSKGGSMLLNIAPMADGTIPSGQQSILLAMGDWLGRFGEAVYSTRSWASYGEGPTKMGGGSFSGPVAGKPQDVRFTRSKDNKVLYATALGWQGGTMTIATLNSHQINLSSLTGAKLLDNTAGTYIDLPAPTQDASGLHLAMPSSNPPFSALAYTVKLTFSGEIPTLGAPGGSTTWVRIANVTSGLLLDSGGTVASGSNLKQWNSDGSTNLQWQLIDLGNGYHRIVNRTNGMVADSYGNTANGAPARQQAWNGGNNQQWSLAGLGNNRYQIVNRATGTALDGSGSTTAGSTTVLWTPNSSTNNQWTITAV is encoded by the coding sequence ATGTCTTCCTCCTCCCTGCCGCTCAGCCGGCGCCGTCTGCTGGCCGCGGCCGGCGCTGCGACAGCCGTCGGCCTGCTGCGGTTCGCACCCGACGCCGCCGCGACCGAGGGCCCCCAGAGCTACTCCCCGAGCTGGTCCTCCGTGGACCAGCACCCTCCGGCCCCGGCCTGGTTCCAGGACGCCAAGTTCGGCATCTACTACCACTGGGGCGCATTCAGCGTTCCGGCGTTCGGCAACGAGTGGTATCCGCGCAACATGTACATCGGCGGTTCGGCCGAGAACCGGCACCACATCGCCACCTACGGCGACCCCTCGGCGTGGCCTTACCACAACTTCATCGACGGCGCCCGTGACAAGGCCGGCAACTTCGTGCAGTTCGCCCCCAGACTCGCCTCTCAGGGCGGCAGGTTCGACCCTGACGCCTGGGCGCGGCTGTTCAAGGCCGCGGGCGCCAGGTTCGCCGGCCCGGTCGCCGAACACCACGACGGCTTCTCCATGTGGAACAGCCGCTCCAACCCGTGGAGCTCGGTCCAGCACGGCCCCCGGCTCGACCTCGTGGGGCTGCACGCGCAGGCCATCCGGGGGCAGGGACTGAAGTTCATGGCCTCGCTGCACCACGCCTACAACTTCAACGGCTACTACGACCACGTGCCGTCCCAGTCGGACCCCACGCTGCGCACCCTCTACGGCCAGCTGGGCTCGGCGGCGGAGAACAAGCTCTGGTACGACAAGCTGGCCGAGGTCGTCGACGGTTACCAACCGGACCTGGTCTGGCAGGACTTCGCCCTGAACCAGGTGCAGGAGTCCTATCGGCTCCAGTTCCTCGCGCACTACTACAACCAGGCGGTCACGTGGAACAAGGACGTGGCCGCGACCTACAAGGACGGCTTCAACAACAAGGGCGAGGTCTTCGACTTCGAGCGCGGCGGCCCGGCAGGACTGCTCACCCCCTACTGGCTGACCGACGACAGCATCTCCTCCTCCAGTTGGTGCTACACGGTCGGCATCGGCTACTACTCCACGCAGGCCCTGCTCCACTCGCTGATCGACCGGGTCAGCAAGGGCGGGAGCATGCTGCTGAACATCGCCCCGATGGCCGACGGCACCATCCCCTCCGGGCAGCAGTCCATCCTGCTCGCCATGGGCGACTGGCTCGGCCGCTTCGGAGAGGCGGTCTACTCCACCCGCTCCTGGGCCAGTTACGGCGAGGGCCCCACCAAGATGGGCGGAGGTTCGTTCAGCGGACCGGTGGCCGGCAAACCGCAGGACGTCCGGTTCACCCGCAGCAAGGACAACAAGGTCCTCTACGCCACCGCCCTGGGCTGGCAGGGCGGCACCATGACCATCGCGACGCTCAACTCCCACCAGATCAACCTCAGCAGTCTGACCGGCGCCAAGCTGCTGGACAACACCGCCGGCACCTACATCGACCTGCCCGCACCCACCCAGGACGCCTCCGGCCTGCACCTCGCCATGCCCTCGTCCAACCCGCCGTTCAGCGCCCTGGCGTACACGGTCAAGCTCACCTTCTCCGGAGAGATCCCCACCCTGGGCGCGCCGGGCGGCTCCACCACCTGGGTGAGGATCGCGAACGTGACCAGTGGGCTTCTCCTCGACAGCGGCGGCACCGTCGCCTCCGGCTCCAACCTCAAGCAGTGGAACTCCGACGGCAGCACCAACCTGCAGTGGCAGCTGATCGACCTCGGCAACGGCTACCACCGCATCGTGAACCGCACCAACGGCATGGTCGCCGACAGTTACGGCAACACCGCCAACGGCGCTCCCGCCCGCCAGCAGGCGTGGAACGGCGGCAACAACCAGCAGTGGTCGCTGGCCGGCCTCGGCAACAACCGCTACCAGATCGTCAACCGCGCCACCGGCACCGCCCTCGACGGCAGCGGCAGCACCACGGCCGGCTCGACCACGGTGCTGTGGACGCCGAACTCCAGCACCAACAACCAATGGACCATCACCGCCGTCTGA